Genomic DNA from Nitratidesulfovibrio vulgaris str. Hildenborough:
CGCACCTTGCGAAACGTCACGGGCATCTCGCCCTGTGCCAGTTCCATGGCCCGCAGTACCGTCGTACCAGCGAGCGCGTTGCTGAACTCCGGCACCACCAGCGCGCCCTGCGCGTCGACCAGCGCCACGTTGGCGATGGCGGCCTCGGCGAGGAACCCCTCCTCGTCGAAGCTGAACGCCACATCCATGCCGCGCTGATGCGCCTCGCGGGTCATGAACACGTTGGGCAGATAGTTGGCGTTCTTGATGCGGGCCAGATACCCCTGCTTGGCCGGAATGGCGCTACGGAAGGCAGTGAGCCCCTTGGCGTACCATGCCTCGTCCTTGGGGGTGAACTTGTAGGCCGCCACATACAGGCTGGCTTCGGGACACTCGGCAGGGTCGATGCCGAAGCCGCCCGGCCCGCGCCCCACCAGAACCCGCAACATGCCACATTCGCACCCCGAGGCCCGTGCCACGTCGATGACGACCTCACGGAGGGCATCCCATGTGCAGGGTGGTTCCAGATACAGCCCCTCGGCGGAACGGGCCATGCGCTCAAGGTGCGCCTCAAGCTGGTAGATGCGCCCGTGTTCGTACTTCATGCTCTCGAAGATACCGTCGCCCCGGTGGGCGAGGTGGTCGTCGAGGGGCATGAGCATCAGCTTCGGGTCATGGCAGATGGCCCCTACCCGGTGCTCGTAGAAGGCGAGAATGCTGCCCGAACCCGGGCGGTCGACGGAGAGAAGGCGTTCGAGGTAGGCGGTACGGTCGAGAACGGGTGGCATGAGGCACGCTCCTGCCCGCCGGAGGCGGGCCAGTGAACCGGCGCGTCGCGCCGTCCCGGGAGTCGGCTGACCGGGTGCGCCTCCCGCATCATCGGGCAGCAGCCACGAGGGTACGAGGGATACGGCACCGCCGGTGCTGACCACGGGGGGTGGCGCGTCGGACTGTCCATGCCCCGCGCGGCGA
This window encodes:
- a CDS encoding aminotransferase class IV, translated to MPPVLDRTAYLERLLSVDRPGSGSILAFYEHRVGAICHDPKLMLMPLDDHLAHRGDGIFESMKYEHGRIYQLEAHLERMARSAEGLYLEPPCTWDALREVVIDVARASGCECGMLRVLVGRGPGGFGIDPAECPEASLYVAAYKFTPKDEAWYAKGLTAFRSAIPAKQGYLARIKNANYLPNVFMTREAHQRGMDVAFSFDEEGFLAEAAIANVALVDAQGALVVPEFSNALAGTTVLRAMELAQGEMPVTFRKVREDDLYAAREVLVLGTSSDCVGVVAFEGRPVGDGRPGPVSARLRALLQADLLASGTPFLG